The DNA window AAGGCGGTGCGCGTGCGTCCCGATCCGCTGCCGCCCGAAGCACCGGTCGCGCGGATCAGCCTTTCGGTGCCGTGCATTTCCAACGCCAATTCGATCATCATGGTCATTTCCGGCAAGGAGAAGAGCGCCACGCTCGACCAGGCCGTGGAACAGGGCGAGGCCTCCGGCCTGCCGATCGCGCGGTTCATCGCGCAGCTGAAAAAGAACCTCATCGTCTACGAAGGACCGTAACCCCATGAGCCTTCACCCCAAAGTTGCCGAAGTCACCGAACGCGTGATCGAAAAGTCGCGCGAAGGTCGTGCCCGCTATCTCGATCTGATCGACCGCCAGCGCGAGGAGGGTACCCGCCGCTCCGTCCTGAGCTGCGGCAATCTGGCCCATGCTTTCGCTGCAAGCGGGGAAGACAAGGCGACAATTCGGCAGGAGCGTGCGCCCAATCTCGCCATCGTTACCGCCTATAACGACATGCTGTCGGCCCACGCGCCTTATTATCGCTATCCCGAACAGATGAAGGTGTTCGCGCGCGAAAAGGGCGCGACGGCGCAGGTCGCAGGCGGCGTCCCTGCGATGTGCGACGGCGTGACGCAGGGGCAGGACGGCATGGAGCTATCCCTGTTCAGCCGCGACACCATTGCGATGGCCAGCGCCGTGGGCCTCAGCCATGCCATGTACGAAGGCACGCTGATGCTCGGCATCTGCGACAAGATCGTGCCGGGCCTGCTGATCGCGGCGCTGCGCTTTGGCCATCTGCCGACGATCTTCGTGCCTGCGGGGCCAATGCCGTCGGGCCTCGCCAACAAGGAAAAGCAACGCGTCCGCCAGCTTTATGCGGAAGGCAAGGTGGGGCGCAAGGAACTGCTGGAGGCCGAAAGCGCCAGCTATCACGGCATGGGCACCTGCACTTTCTACGGCACCGCCAATTCGAACCAGATGATGATGGAAGTGATGGGCCTGCATGTGCCGGGTGCCGCCTTCCCCAATCCGGGTACCAAGATCCGGCAGGAGCTGACCCGCGCCGCCGTGCACCGCGTGACCGAAATTGGTGCGGACGGCGAGGATTATCGGCCAGTGGGCCGCGTGGTCGATGAAAAGGCGATCGTGAACGCCATCGTCGGCCTGCTCGCTACCGGCGGATCGACCAACCACACCATTCACATTCCCGCCTTTGCGCGCGCCGCCGGCATCAGTGTCGACTGGCAGGATTTCAGCGATCTGGCCGATGTCGTGCCGCTGCTCAGCCGCATCTATCCCAATGGCTCGGGCGACGTGAACCATTTCCAGGCGGCGGGCGGCATGGGCTATGTCATCCGCGAGCTGATCGGCGGTGGTTTCCTGCATCCCGACATTATGACCGTCTGGCATTCGGACCTCACCGCTTATGGCGACGAACCGTTTCTGGTCGACGAGGCGCTGGAATGGCGCCCCGCCCCGGAGGAAAGCGCCGACGATACGATGCTGCGCCCCGTCGATGCGCCGTTTCAGGCAACGGGCGGCCTTGCCCTCCTGGAAGGCAATCTGGGCCGCTGCATCATGAAGACCAGCGCGGTGGACGAAGACCGCTGGACCATCGAGGCGCCCTGCCGGATTTTCGAGGAGCAGGATCAGGTGCGCACCGCGTTCGAGGCGGGCGAGTTGAACAAGGACGTGGTCGTCGTGGTGCGCCATCAGGGCCCCAAGGCCAACGGCATGCCGGAGTTGCACAAGCTCACTCCGCCGCTCGGCGTGCTGCAGGACCGCGGTTTCCGCGTGGCCCTGCTCACCGACGGGCGCATGTCCGGTGCCAGTGGTAAAGTGCCCGCGGCGATCCATCTGTCTCCAGAAGCACTCGGCGGCGGGCCGATCGGCAAGCTGCGCGACGGCGATATCGTGCGCGTCTGCGCGCGCGAGGGCGTGGTCGAGGCGAAGGTGGACGCCGCCGAATGGGACGCGCGCGAGAACGCGCCCGCGCATCTCGGCAATCTCGGGCTTGGCCGCGAGTTGTTCGGCCTGATGCGCGCCAATGCCGACGAGGCGGAGCTTGGCGGCTCCGCCATGCTGGCCGAAGCGGGGCTGTAGGTTATGAAGATCGTCACCGCAGACATCGGCGGCACCCATGCCCGCTTCGCCATCGCTGAAGTGGAGGGCGGCAAGGTCGTCTCGCTGGGCGAGGCCACCAAGATGCGTGCGGCGGACCATGCGAGCCTGCAGATCGCTTGGGAGGCCTATGGCGAGACGCTGGACGAGCCGCTGCCGCCTTATGGTGCCATCGCGATCGCCGCGCCGATTCGCAGTGATGCGATCAAGTTCACCAACAATCCCTGGATCGTGCGGCCGGCGCTGATGAACGAGCGGCTGAAGCTGGAGCACCGGGTGCTGGTCAACGATTTCGAGGCGGTCGCCCATGCTGTTGCCGCGGTCGATGACGATCAGTTGATGCATATCACCGGGCCGGAAGGTCCACTTCCGCAAGAAGGCGTGATTTCGGTCGTGGGCCCGGGCACTGGTCTTGGCGTCGCATTGCTCTACCGCGAAAAGGGCAGGGTGCATGTGCTGCCGACCGAGGGCGGGCACAGCGATTTCGCGCCGCTGGACGAGGTCGAGGAGCACGTGCTCACGCATCTGCGCAAGAAGCACAACCGCGTGTCGGTGGAGCGGGTCGTCGCGGGCGGCGGGCTGCGCGCGATCTGGGACGTGCTGGCCGAACTGGAAGGCAGCGATGTGCCCAAGGGCGACGACAAGACGCTCTGGAGCATTGCGCTGGAAGGGCGCGACAGCATCGCCGAGGCCGCGCTCGACCGCTTTTGCCTGTG is part of the Novosphingopyxis iocasae genome and encodes:
- the edd gene encoding phosphogluconate dehydratase codes for the protein MSLHPKVAEVTERVIEKSREGRARYLDLIDRQREEGTRRSVLSCGNLAHAFAASGEDKATIRQERAPNLAIVTAYNDMLSAHAPYYRYPEQMKVFAREKGATAQVAGGVPAMCDGVTQGQDGMELSLFSRDTIAMASAVGLSHAMYEGTLMLGICDKIVPGLLIAALRFGHLPTIFVPAGPMPSGLANKEKQRVRQLYAEGKVGRKELLEAESASYHGMGTCTFYGTANSNQMMMEVMGLHVPGAAFPNPGTKIRQELTRAAVHRVTEIGADGEDYRPVGRVVDEKAIVNAIVGLLATGGSTNHTIHIPAFARAAGISVDWQDFSDLADVVPLLSRIYPNGSGDVNHFQAAGGMGYVIRELIGGGFLHPDIMTVWHSDLTAYGDEPFLVDEALEWRPAPEESADDTMLRPVDAPFQATGGLALLEGNLGRCIMKTSAVDEDRWTIEAPCRIFEEQDQVRTAFEAGELNKDVVVVVRHQGPKANGMPELHKLTPPLGVLQDRGFRVALLTDGRMSGASGKVPAAIHLSPEALGGGPIGKLRDGDIVRVCAREGVVEAKVDAAEWDARENAPAHLGNLGLGRELFGLMRANADEAELGGSAMLAEAGL
- the glk gene encoding glucokinase yields the protein MKIVTADIGGTHARFAIAEVEGGKVVSLGEATKMRAADHASLQIAWEAYGETLDEPLPPYGAIAIAAPIRSDAIKFTNNPWIVRPALMNERLKLEHRVLVNDFEAVAHAVAAVDDDQLMHITGPEGPLPQEGVISVVGPGTGLGVALLYREKGRVHVLPTEGGHSDFAPLDEVEEHVLTHLRKKHNRVSVERVVAGGGLRAIWDVLAELEGSDVPKGDDKTLWSIALEGRDSIAEAALDRFCLCLGAVVGDIALTHGPGPVVLAGGLGARLADFLPRSGFAERFAAKGRFQSLMERQPVKLITHPEPGLFGAAAAFAKDIA